The window CATCACTCATGCGCTGTGGTTTGCCAACGCCCACCATTTCCGCTGGTTTTCTCCCACCATCATCTTCGACAACTGGATCCCCCTCATGTGGTGCGCCAACATTCTGGGCTACGCTGTGTCCACCTTCGCGTTCACCAAGGCTTACCTGTTCCCCACGAACTCCGAAGACTGGTGAGTGGTGCTGAAGATGCTAGCCGTCGCTAAACGTGGCTAGCTCAGCACGTCTCGCTTCATCCTGAGGGGTTTTCTCTCATTTGTTAATGCGCAGCTGCCGTTTTTGTGACCCTGCAGCAAATTCACGGGGAACTTCGTCTATGACTTTATGATGGGCATCGAATTCAACCCCCGCGTCGGCAAGTGGTTTGACTTCAAGCTGTTCTTCAACGGTCGCCCCGGCATCGTGGCCTGGACGCTCATCAACCTGTCCTACATGGCCAAGCAGCAGGAGCTCTACGGCCACGTCACAAACTCCATGATCCTCGTCAACGTGCTGCAGGTAACGAATCAACACGCTGGAGTTAAACTCTCCCGGTTCGTTCAGAGTTTAAGGATATTTGCGAGGACATGGGATCTAGCTCGTGCTCCCAGTGAAGAGAGAGCTTTTATAACCTCACTGTGACAGGTTCAGACCTGTAGGCCACCTTTATTATATAAGAAATATATAATCCAATAACCCCCCCTGGTTTGTTCTCGGCCCAAAACTGTTGTTCCGACATCAGTTTGTTTGGCGCCGGGGGTTCTTCTGTTATGGCGTTACAGACTTTACGCAGCAGCATCTTCAGATCATATTCAGATCATCTGATCATCAGATCATCTGATCTGAATATGAGCTATTATTATCGTTTTATCAGTTATTATCGTTTTATCAGTTCATGATTGAGTCCCCAGGGGGTTGTTTCTGTGGTGCTGTGGCTTAGCTGGTTAAAGTGCCTGTCTAGTAAACAGGAGATCCTGGGTTCGAGTCCCAGCAGTACCTTAAGACCCTTTGAAGGACGGCAgaagctcagtctgtagggatGCAGGGGATCTGAGTCAAGTCCAAACTAAGGGGAGTAGTTATGGAGCCAGACCTAAGGGCCCATTTTTGGAACACTTCTGAGGTGCCTTTGAGCAGGGCACTGCACCCTCCTGTTGAGGGCAGCTTATTCTCCTCACTGATCGCATTCAGGGCCGTGAGACTTGTGTTGCAgagtttctgcagcagcaccggagGAATAAACGGTGCCTGGGGGGTGATCGTAACACAGATCAACACATAACTGTCTTGCAGtaattgtgtgtttgtatttactGCATGCATCTTGTGTGTGATGAAGAGTAATTTCCCTCTATAGAATCCTTCTACGACGATAGATCCATTTTGATCACCCTGTAAAGATTAATCCCCCGCCCAAAATAATGCCAGACGACACCTTCGGTCCTCGAACTAACCACAAAACTGCGCTTTGTGCTTCCATGGAGGCCATTTATGTGCTGGACTTCTTCTGGAACGAGGCGTGGTACCTGAAGACCATCGACATCTGCCACGACCACTTTGGATGGTATCTGGGCTGGGGGGACTGTGTGTGGCTGCCCTACCTCTACACATTACAGGTAAAACTCCTGTTAGAGACAAATcaagtaccgtaatttctggactatatgtcgctccggagtttaagtcgcactagccaaaaaatgcataataaagaagaaaaatagatatataaatcgcattttgggggaaaatttatttgataaaatccaagaccaagaacatacatttcagcTTGAAAGGCtattagcaatccattagcatggattagcaatagcgttagggtatgctaacgtaacaaattcagctacatgacccacaacgaactgagtacgtgtctgctttattaacgtaacatattaacagttattcagataactatagcataaagaacatccgagcaagtttaccaaacaatcaagtctaactccatagacgaagcaccgcttcttcttctgcgtcgctaaaggaactcgttcctcaggtacacacgcctagagcgccctctggtggttatcagcgtgaaaataacgaacatgtgaaattctgtaataatgtatttatttaacatataagtcgctccggagtacaagtcacaccccctgacaaactatgaaaaactTATCGTtcggaaaatacggtacaaaAAAACCTGCGGGGAAGCAGAACATTGAGCACAACAGCACCGTCTTAATGAGTGTGGGAACTCCACAGGAGAATTAGCCTCAACAGTCCGTTTTTGCATCACAGTTGAGCCAAAGGTTGTGTTTTGTGTCGTCAGGGTCTGTACCTGGTCTACCACCCGGTCCAGCTGTCCAACCTTCACGCTCTGGCTGTGCTCCTGCTCGGCCTGGTGGGATATTACATCTTCCGGTCCACCAACCACCAGAAGGACCTGTTCCGGCGCAGCAACGGCTCCTGCACCATCTGGGGCCGCAAGCCCACCTTTATCGAGTGCTCGTACCGCTCCGGTGACGGCGAGGTCCACCACAGTAAGCTGCTGACCTCAGGTTTCTGGGGAGTGGCGCGCCACTTCAACTACACGGGCGACCTGATGGGATCGCTGGCCTACTGCGCCGCCTGTGGCTTCGGACACCTCCTCCCGTACTTCTACATCATCTACATGACCATCCTGCTGGTCCACCGCTGCGTACGCGACGAGCACCGCTGCAGCAGCAAATACGGCAAAGACTGGAAGCGCTACACCGACGCCGTGCCGCACCGGCTGATTCCCGGGATCTTTTAGATTTAGAGAGGAGCGATGGTGTGTGAGGGCTGAGAGCATCAGgataatcagtgtgtgtgtgtgtgtgtattgtcaACATTCAACGCCTTCCTAGTCCAGAAATGTCTTTATATAAATTCATAAATTGAAACCAGTTATATCGGCTGGTTTCCTGCTGTGGGACAGTTGGACATCATGGATTTATACCTCacaaacttttttatttttacagaaataaacaaaagtCAACATTTTGTACCGTGCTGGGCCGACTGCTAACTGTTACCCACATAAATGCAAATCGTATTTTAGCTGATTTTCTCCAGGGGACGTTCATTTCAGGGACATCAGGGTTTGGTACGTGATGCTGAGGATGGAAAACTCATGTACACATTTTATTGGATCCAAAAATATAACAAATTTAACAAATGATAAgctagtaataataataataagctaGTTGCCTGGACGCCTGTTTCGgaactgctggctgctgctgcttttaaagtTTTTCGCTAAACATTTTGGAAGCATTCAAACCTCAAATAGACAATATTAAAATTCCTTTTCAGAAAGTGCTTTTTGCTGCTTCTGCCCCACTCACCCCACCTCTTAGCCTGTTTTTGTGCAGGCAAATTatgcttcaaaataaaacaagtcatTTTCCCCCATTTTGGTAATGCaggttataaaaaaaaaaaaccctcaaatttACGCTCAAGACCGCGAGACTTGGCAGGTTTTCAAGTTCCTAACATTTACGTAACATTTGGGTGTTTAGAGATGGTGATGGGTAGCTCTGGCAAACACTGAGTGCTTCAGACAATGGaacaagtttgtgtttttttaaaaaaacctcttaTTTgatacattttcaaaaatgactAAAATTGTGCTTTATCATTCTTGGGGTGTGTGAGCTGAAGAGAGAATACTTTTTATCCATTTATTCAACATTTGCATTCAGCCAAACAACATCAAACATTATAGAAAATCATGGAAAGGGTGTGAAAATGTACAGTTGTACGCGTTATTATATGTGTTATAAACACAATGTAAGTTTACATCCATCCACACCGCTGTTTTTGTGCGGTTGTTGTAATTCTACAAttggccacaagagggcagcagaaGCCTGCTAATGTCTGGCTGGAGAACGAGACAACCCAAACCTCTCACAAGACTAACTGACATCCCATCACATCAGGCTGCAGCCAATGGAGCTCTGTTTAGTTGAATTGCACCTCAAACTAAACGACCCAAACTTCCTAAGGCACCGTGAAAAGCTGCTAGTAGAAAAAACAAGTTTATGGTGCAGGAATCAAAGAACCTTCGTGAATTGAAAGACAGAACAGTCATAGAAATCCGTGCCACTCTTCAGACAAACAGGGTTTGATATTCCTACAGGCTACATTAGTTTTAAATTTCAgattgggtgggggggggggggggggtgacgcttgtgggtgagaggaagaggaaggagggagtgaGGGTGATTTGTCAGCAGACTGCATCAAGCCTCCGTAGGCACCAAGGAGAAAAGGCTGATGTTCAGATGTTCCACACCAGCACTAATAATGCCAATAACTCATAATGCTGTCGGCGCGTTTGGATGCACGGAGGAGCAATTTAAACCaccgcagtgtgtgtgtgtgtgtgtgtgtgtgtgtgtgtgtgtgtgtgtgttgcaacGTGTTGCTTGAAATGAATGAGTGACCTCTGCCTGCAGATGCTCACTGATCAATACTTCAGTGATGTAGCGTCTGAGAAACCTCGTTAATGAGTCTGATCATCTTTTGGGTACTTTTGCAGTAGCAGAATCCCATATTTAAATATTACCAAAACAATAATTAAGTGCATCGCAATAATAACACAACGGCAGCCATTTTGCTAAGTTTGACGAACTTCTTTCTTGGTGTTGTTCTAtttctctgacctttgacccccagtCTGCTTTCATACACTTGTGAAATAAGCCGACcttattattttaaagataaCAATCAAAGATTCTGACACAGAATCTCATTAAAGGGGGTATATTAATGATGTCGCAGCCCACTGACGACACTTTTATCGCACTTCCGTTCCCCCCGTGAGAGAAACAGCCTCTTTTCTTCCTGACACATTGAAACGGGCCGAGAATAAGCTGTCAAAAGTTCTGCCCGAATTTCCGACTTCACTATTTGTAAATCACAGTTTAATTAAAGGCAGGATTAGGGAGGAATTACCGGGATTAATAAGGATTGACAGCCGACGCAGCGAAGCCACAGTTGATGCGGTGGTAATAACAACCCGCCGAACCAGAGGCTGCATCTCATGTTAACGCCACTTTTGGAGCCTCATTTAATCACGTGTGTTTCACAGGTTCGGATCGTGGCCCCCTGAGCTGGAACAGACTGATTGGCAGATTATAAATCAGGCTGTGACGCCCGGGGCTGATTAGTGAAGATTAATGTGCCTAAAGGCAAGAAGGGTGACGCAATACTGGACGTGCTGGTTTTCTTACTTCTGTATTACATTATAACAGCACTAGCTGACCTCAGATGTGACGCGAGATGATAGGGTGTCGTTGAGGTAAAAGCTTCCCTCTTCCGCTCGCCATAAAAGCGTGAGATGTTTGCGGTGGCTGCTCTGTGGTCCTGGATGGGATGGGATGTCCTGCTGCGGGTTTGTCTGAGAACTCTGGTGCGCCGAGCTGAACCTCCTCACAGCCCGGGGGATACCGTATCACTCCGCCCAGACCGGGTTGCTAGCATGACTCTCTCGGTGCCATTAGAAACACCCTTTCATGGAGTCTGATGGACGGGAGATGTTCTCCTTACTGGTACCAACAGACCACAAGTGTTCTCACTTCAGTGGATATGAGGAGCTGCTTCTATTTAGTGCTAATAAATTAGCTTATTTTAGCAAGACACGGTTTAAAATCACCTTTTTtgtggctgctgcagctctgaccaTGTAAAGAGGTGCAGAACATGCTTCCCCTGACCAATTCGCTGACTTACtgaagcggcagcagcagaagcagcagctcacaCCCCCACTAACAGCTTCCTCTTTAATAAATTAGAAGAAGCAATCACGCCTCCATTACCCTTCAGCCACACTTGCACAAGGCGAAAACACAGCCGGAAAATGTTGCCGCTCCGATTAAATATGAGAACAAGAGCTCAGCCGCCTGTTTCTGCCTCCGAGTGTGAAAGGTTACAGGCTGGTGACGTCTGCACCTGAAATCACGATTCAAAGAATGGATCTTTGACAGACGTTCTCCTACGCACACGATGACAGTCACGACTCCTGAAGTGGATTTATGGAAATATGGTGACTGTAGACGCCTTGGAACCCCTTTTCTACAGGTTGTCAGTCTCACAGGTCGGGCTGGTCAGAAGAAACATGACATAATATTCATTTTCCTATGTTCTTTGTATTACTGGTTCCATTATTTTGGACCTTTATGCATATAATGATTtaagaaaagcacaaaaaggACTCATTAACTCCTGAGGAGTGGATGGAAATAGGTTGTGTACTAAAATTTCCCTGAAacctgaggcgtttgtgtgaTTGCATTCATCTGCTGAACAGGGCAGACGGTGAATGGATGGACTTCCACCAGCCACTGGTGCTGTGCGCCGCATGCTAATCGGATGTGGCGGCATTGTCATCAGCCCTTCCTCTCCCCACTTCCTACTTCCTGTCTTACCGCTGACGATGCAAACCTGGAATATTCCTCAGTGAGCTGCTGAGAATGAAAATGTTTCATTCTCTTTTCGTCTTGGATCTCTCtcctttttaatgtcttttcccAAAATGACAGGAGAAAAATCCAAACTTCCCATCAATAAATAAGGTTAAATATAATATCATAATTAAAACAGCAGCATCCATtaacaaatataaaagaaaacatgaaagtAGAACTGAGCAAATGATGGATGAATAGAACACAATAGCATTTATTGCTATTTTCACGAGTAAACCAAAGCACAGGAACGTCGGAATTGTTTTGCTCTCACAAAGTCACgctaaaggaaatgaaagaccAAACAGATGCTTGATATAATCACCAAAACAGCGCTAAAATGTCTACAAAAGTGTCAATGCTGCAAGCTGCGGTGGTACACTGTAAAGAAATAAGTAAAtgtatgtaaaaataaatagcaAAGTGGCTAATCGCTACTGAGTGCTGCCCATCATAAATAATGCACATCTTGAGGGAGAGCTGATAGTTTCCACTCCTCCACTGGTGGCTGGGGAGAAGCTGCCGTGGAAACGGGCCCTGTGGGTTTTGATGCTCATTTTGCATCCTGAGTCTACCCACTTGAACAGGTTGTGTGCCGGGTTTGGACCCCCTCTGATGGCTGAGCAGTGGCAGCTTGGAgagcacaggtgtgacacagcaTCACCTGTACTCTAAAGGACAAGGAACACCCTGAGCCACTGGAGGCAGAAGGGACACCGGGAAGACGAAGAGCCCCGAGGGCCGGTCGAAGGCCGTCCTCAGCCATCGGCTCTGCCTCCACCCTGCAGCATCACGGGTTTCCTGGAAGTAATGGGACATGATTTTTGCAAGATATCGGTCCTGTAATTAGCTGATCACAGGTTGAAGTGGGTGGTGGCGGAGGAGCAGCAAGCTAAAGCAGGTCAGAAAGACTGGTGACG is drawn from Takifugu flavidus isolate HTHZ2018 chromosome 2, ASM371156v2, whole genome shotgun sequence and contains these coding sequences:
- the dhcr7 gene encoding 7-dehydrocholesterol reductase, translated to MEATRRNVQQRGNKETSERTEPPAQWGRAWEVDWFSLISVLGLLCFAPFIVFYFVMACDQHQCSLSQPLLQLLRGDASLLSIWERTPSFSWSAAKIYSAWVAFQVFLYMCVPDVTHKVIPGYVGGVQDGARTPAGLINKYEINGLQCWLITHALWFANAHHFRWFSPTIIFDNWIPLMWCANILGYAVSTFAFTKAYLFPTNSEDCKFTGNFVYDFMMGIEFNPRVGKWFDFKLFFNGRPGIVAWTLINLSYMAKQQELYGHVTNSMILVNVLQAIYVLDFFWNEAWYLKTIDICHDHFGWYLGWGDCVWLPYLYTLQGLYLVYHPVQLSNLHALAVLLLGLVGYYIFRSTNHQKDLFRRSNGSCTIWGRKPTFIECSYRSGDGEVHHSKLLTSGFWGVARHFNYTGDLMGSLAYCAACGFGHLLPYFYIIYMTILLVHRCVRDEHRCSSKYGKDWKRYTDAVPHRLIPGIF